GATTGACCGCTTTGGCGATTTGCCATTAGAAGTTGACCTTCTTCTCCGCATTTCGCGAATAAAAGCTTGGGCAAAAGCTTCAGGTGTGGAATCGATTAAAAAACAACGATCAAAAATTGTTGTTAAGCTGACCCCTGAAGGAACAATTAAAACAGATGGCGCAAAATTAGTATCGGAAACACTCGAATTGGGCCGTGCAATCGGGTTTTCGATGGAGAATGATCAACTCCTAGTAACGGTTGATGAACGCCACACAGGCAAGCGGACTGGATTCGATGTTCTGGAGTCGTTGATGGAATTACTTCTGGCTGCTAAAAAGGAAACTGCTACTTCAAAATCCGTCTAAAGGAAATGTTGCATATTTTGTCCAAACATGATGCATACTAATACCGTAATAATGAGAAGTGTCAATTTTGTGGAAAGCGAGGCATCATGATGAAAGCAACCGGCATCGTTCGAAGAATTGATGATCTAGGAAGGGTAGTTATTCCAAAGGAAATCCGAAGAACGCTTCGAATTCGGGAAGGGGATCCGCTTGAAATATTTACGGATCGAGACGGCGAAGTGATTTTGAAAAAGTACTCCCCGATATCTGAATTGGGGCAGTTTGCCAAAGAGTACGCGGAGACGCTTTATGAAACTCTAGGAACACCGGCACTTATAAGCGACCGAGACGAGATGATTGCGGTATCTGGCCTATCGAAAAAGGATTATTTGAACCGCCAATTATCGCCTAGTGCAGAAGAGATTATTGCCAATCGAAAAATAGTAACAGAAAAACTTGAAAAATCCGTTGAGTGGGTGCCTGGACAAATTGAACAGGTAAAGTCCTACTGCATTGCGCCGATTATCTCGGGCGGCGATATGATTGGTGCAGTTTACTTACTATCCAAAGTCCACTTTATCGGGGAACCTGAGCAAAAGGCCGCAGAAACAGCCGCCCACTTTTTAGCAAAACAAATGGAACAA
This genomic window from Sporosarcina sp. Marseille-Q4063 contains:
- the spoVT gene encoding stage V sporulation protein T; amino-acid sequence: MKATGIVRRIDDLGRVVIPKEIRRTLRIREGDPLEIFTDRDGEVILKKYSPISELGQFAKEYAETLYETLGTPALISDRDEMIAVSGLSKKDYLNRQLSPSAEEIIANRKIVTEKLEKSVEWVPGQIEQVKSYCIAPIISGGDMIGAVYLLSKVHFIGEPEQKAAETAAHFLAKQMEQ